One genomic segment of Streptomyces sp. RKND-216 includes these proteins:
- a CDS encoding SIS domain-containing protein, with protein MGTGEGTATADFFAAAIGLLREVAETEAGNVAAAGELLADTVAGGGRLFAFGAGHSSLAAQDVVYRAGGLAVVNLLAVPGVVGVDVHPATLGSALERVSGLAGTVLDASPLREGDTLIVVSLSGRNALPVEMARDARARGVRVVGVTSVEYATRTTSRHASGTFLKDHCDVVVDSRVPVGDATLTAPGVPAPFAPASTVVTSALMQAVVATAARSLAARGIEPPLLRSGNVDGGHEWNARVLAEYGDRIFHS; from the coding sequence GTGGGGACGGGCGAGGGTACGGCGACCGCGGATTTCTTCGCGGCGGCGATCGGACTGCTGCGCGAGGTGGCGGAGACCGAGGCGGGGAACGTCGCGGCGGCGGGCGAACTGCTGGCGGACACCGTCGCGGGGGGCGGACGACTCTTCGCCTTCGGCGCCGGCCACTCGTCGCTGGCCGCACAGGACGTGGTCTACCGGGCGGGCGGGCTCGCGGTCGTGAACCTCCTGGCCGTCCCCGGGGTCGTCGGCGTCGACGTGCACCCCGCGACGCTCGGCAGCGCGCTGGAACGCGTGTCCGGGCTGGCCGGCACGGTCCTCGACGCCTCGCCGCTGCGGGAGGGGGACACGCTGATCGTGGTCTCCCTCAGCGGGCGCAACGCGCTGCCGGTGGAGATGGCGCGGGACGCGCGGGCCCGCGGCGTGCGGGTCGTCGGGGTGACCTCCGTGGAGTACGCGACGCGGACGACGTCGCGCCACGCGTCCGGCACCTTCCTCAAGGACCACTGCGACGTGGTCGTCGACAGCCGGGTGCCGGTCGGCGACGCGACGCTCACCGCGCCGGGGGTGCCCGCACCGTTCGCGCCCGCGTCGACGGTGGTGACCAGCGCGCTGATGCAGGCCGTCGTGGCGACGGCGGCACGGTCGCTGGCGGCGCGCGGCATCGAGCCGCCGCTCCTGCGGTCCGGCAACGTCGACGGCGGGCACGAGTGGAACGCCCGCGTGCTCGCCGAATACGGCGACCGCATCTTCCACTCCTGA
- a CDS encoding enoyl-CoA hydratase family protein, whose translation MNATPNPDEPLVRTTRTGGIATLTLDSPHNRNALSRRLVAELYEALAAAEDDDAVRAVVLTHTGGTFCAGADLAEAGRAEGPTDAPLSLARLLRTLVAFPKPVVARVAGHVRAGGTGLVAACDIAVAGPGASFAFTEARLGLAPAVISLPLLPRVDPRAVGRYFLTGERFDAPEAARIGLVTAAAQDVDKALEPVLDGLRRGSPQGLAESKRLATAEVLRAFDRDTDSLAELSARLFASDEAREGMTAFLERRDPGWVH comes from the coding sequence GTGAACGCCACCCCGAACCCGGACGAACCCCTCGTCCGCACCACGCGCACCGGCGGCATCGCCACCCTCACCCTCGACTCGCCGCACAACCGCAACGCGCTGTCCCGGCGCCTGGTCGCCGAGCTGTACGAGGCGCTGGCCGCCGCGGAGGACGACGACGCGGTCCGCGCCGTCGTCCTCACGCACACCGGCGGTACGTTCTGCGCGGGTGCCGACCTCGCCGAGGCGGGCCGTGCGGAGGGGCCGACGGACGCCCCGCTGAGCCTGGCCCGGCTGCTGCGGACCCTCGTCGCGTTCCCCAAGCCGGTCGTCGCCCGGGTCGCGGGCCACGTCCGCGCCGGCGGCACGGGCCTGGTCGCCGCCTGCGACATCGCCGTGGCGGGGCCGGGCGCGAGCTTCGCCTTCACCGAGGCGCGGCTCGGCCTGGCCCCGGCCGTCATCTCCCTGCCCCTGCTGCCGCGTGTCGACCCACGCGCCGTGGGGCGGTACTTCCTCACCGGCGAACGCTTCGACGCGCCCGAAGCCGCGCGCATCGGGCTGGTGACGGCCGCCGCGCAGGACGTGGACAAGGCGCTGGAACCCGTACTGGACGGGCTGCGCCGCGGCTCCCCCCAAGGGCTCGCGGAGTCGAAACGGCTGGCCACGGCCGAGGTGCTGCGGGCCTTCGACCGCGACACCGATAGCCTCGCAGAACTCTCCGCGCGGCTCTTCGCCTCCGACGAGGCGCGGGAGGGCATGACGGCCTTCCTCGAACGACGGGACCCGGGATGGGTGCACTGA
- the pdxH gene encoding pyridoxamine 5'-phosphate oxidase encodes MRALYRAEGLSEDDLAADPYEQFALWFGQAAESGLHEPNAMVVSTADADGRPSSRTVLLKRYDARGFVFFTHHGSRKGREIAENPHVSLLFPWHGIARQVIVGGTAQRIGRDETAAYFRTRPHGSQLGAWASEQSSRVASRAELDRTYAELAARYPEGEDVPAPPQWGGYRVAAETVEFWQGRENRLHDRLRYVRTEAGWAVERLCP; translated from the coding sequence ATGCGCGCCCTGTACCGGGCGGAAGGACTCAGCGAGGACGATCTCGCGGCGGATCCGTACGAGCAGTTCGCACTCTGGTTCGGGCAGGCGGCGGAGAGCGGGCTGCACGAGCCGAACGCGATGGTCGTCTCCACCGCCGACGCGGACGGCCGCCCCAGCTCGCGCACGGTGCTGCTGAAGCGGTACGACGCCCGCGGCTTCGTCTTCTTCACCCACCACGGGTCCCGCAAGGGCCGGGAGATCGCGGAGAACCCGCACGTGTCGCTGCTCTTCCCGTGGCACGGGATCGCCCGTCAGGTGATCGTCGGCGGCACAGCGCAGCGCATCGGCCGCGACGAGACGGCCGCCTACTTCCGCACCCGGCCCCACGGCTCGCAGCTGGGGGCCTGGGCCAGTGAGCAGTCCTCGCGCGTCGCCTCGCGAGCCGAGCTGGACCGGACGTACGCCGAGCTGGCCGCCCGCTACCCGGAGGGCGAGGACGTGCCGGCGCCGCCGCAGTGGGGCGGCTACCGCGTCGCCGCGGAGACCGTGGAATTCTGGCAGGGCCGGGAGAACCGCCTGCACGACCGGCTGCGGTACGTGCGCACCGAAGCGGGCTGGGCCGTGGAGCGCCTCTGCCCGTAG
- a CDS encoding metal-dependent transcriptional regulator, with amino-acid sequence MSGLIDTTEMYLRTILELEEEGVVPMRARIAERLDQSGPTVSQTVARMERDGLVQVAGDRHLELTEEGRRLATRVMRKHRLAECLLVDVIGLEWEQVHAEACRWEHVMSEAVERRVLELLRHPTESPYGNPIPGLEELGEDAEAESFLDDGMVSLSDLRPGTDAKTVVVRRIGEPIQMDAQLMHTLRRAGVQPGAVVSVTAGPGGGVHVASSGESAELESSIASHVFVAKR; translated from the coding sequence ATGTCCGGACTGATCGACACCACGGAGATGTATCTCCGCACGATCCTGGAGCTTGAAGAAGAAGGCGTCGTCCCCATGCGTGCCCGGATCGCGGAGCGGCTCGACCAGAGCGGCCCCACGGTCAGCCAGACGGTGGCGCGCATGGAACGGGACGGCCTGGTCCAGGTCGCGGGCGACCGGCATCTGGAGCTGACCGAGGAGGGCCGGCGGCTCGCCACCCGCGTGATGCGCAAGCACCGGCTCGCCGAGTGTCTGCTGGTCGACGTGATCGGCCTGGAGTGGGAGCAGGTGCACGCGGAGGCGTGCCGCTGGGAGCACGTGATGAGCGAGGCGGTGGAGCGCCGGGTGCTGGAGCTGCTGCGGCACCCCACCGAGTCGCCCTACGGCAATCCGATCCCGGGCCTGGAGGAGCTGGGCGAGGACGCCGAGGCGGAGTCCTTCCTGGACGACGGCATGGTCAGCCTCTCCGACCTGCGGCCGGGCACGGACGCGAAGACGGTGGTCGTGCGGCGCATCGGGGAGCCGATCCAGATGGACGCGCAGCTGATGCACACCCTGCGCCGCGCCGGTGTGCAGCCGGGCGCCGTGGTCAGCGTGACCGCGGGGCCGGGCGGCGGGGTGCACGTCGCCAGCAGCGGCGAGTCGGCGGAGCTGGAGAGCAGCATCGCCTCGCACGTGTTCGTCGCCAAGCGCTGA
- a CDS encoding alpha/beta hydrolase, with the protein MVRRIDVTGAEGVRLAAWEFADPLKETQRSGGPEGPDPAPPPYGVLLLHGLMGRAGHWADTARWLSARYRAVGLDQRGHGRSEGPQEDAFGREEFVADAEAAVEQLGLAPVALVGHAMGALTAWQLAARRPDLVRALVICDMRASALGERSQREWEEWYASWPVPFATLADVRKWFGEDDPTLERPRASRGDFFAEVMAESPDGWRPVFRREQMLRVRETWVHDAHWEELAQVQCPTLVVRGLDGELGRAEAQEMVRVLPRGIYAEVPDAGHLVHYDQPAGWRRVVEPFLQAALADHS; encoded by the coding sequence ATGGTGAGACGTATCGACGTGACGGGAGCGGAGGGGGTCCGGCTCGCGGCCTGGGAGTTCGCGGATCCGCTGAAGGAGACGCAGCGCTCCGGCGGGCCGGAGGGTCCCGATCCGGCTCCGCCTCCGTACGGCGTGCTGCTCCTGCACGGCCTGATGGGCCGCGCGGGCCACTGGGCGGACACCGCTCGCTGGCTGTCCGCGCGGTACCGCGCGGTCGGACTCGACCAGCGCGGTCACGGGCGGAGCGAGGGGCCGCAGGAGGACGCCTTCGGCCGCGAGGAGTTCGTCGCGGACGCCGAGGCGGCCGTCGAGCAGCTGGGTCTGGCGCCCGTGGCCCTGGTGGGCCACGCGATGGGCGCCCTGACGGCGTGGCAGCTGGCCGCGCGCCGCCCCGACCTGGTGCGCGCCCTGGTCATCTGCGACATGCGGGCCTCCGCCCTCGGCGAGCGCTCGCAGCGCGAGTGGGAGGAGTGGTACGCGTCCTGGCCGGTGCCGTTCGCGACCCTGGCGGACGTGAGGAAGTGGTTCGGGGAGGACGACCCGACGCTGGAGCGTCCTCGGGCCTCGCGGGGGGACTTCTTCGCCGAGGTGATGGCGGAGAGCCCGGACGGCTGGCGTCCAGTGTTCCGCCGAGAGCAGATGCTCCGAGTCCGCGAGACCTGGGTGCACGACGCGCACTGGGAGGAGCTGGCCCAGGTGCAGTGCCCCACGCTGGTGGTGCGCGGGCTGGACGGCGAACTCGGGCGGGCGGAGGCGCAGGAGATGGTGCGGGTGCTGCCGCGCGGCATCTACGCCGAGGTCCCCGACGCCGGTCACCTCGTCCACTACGACCAGCCCGCAGGCTGGCGCCGCGTCGTCGAGCCCTTCCTCCAGGCCGCACTCGCCGACCACTCCTGA
- a CDS encoding PAS domain-containing protein: MGKSRAEHVGADPGDAAGGGGTAGSPDDELLLAALLDGMDAALCAFDSDGVVTHWNREAERILGWTAEEAVGRRGLAGWAVRSADAAHVEPRLLGAMDTPGRQVHEFALVTKDGGRVLVRTQSSGVAGADGRPTGVYCAFSEVHAQIDLERSIALSEALFEDAAWGVVLVDADLRPAVVNTHAARALRLTSRTAVLGRPLGELLDHGLDELEGALQHVLAQGAPPAPTEIWVSLRRGTDRGEGDGETGTKAPAAGASGDGRRGRCWRSGFLRLASPLAEEPVPLGVAWLFRDVTDEKRAAQDVSRLRFRDNQLHRAARAAAECENPMEAAAVHLDFSLAGFADHALLDLLPVGRPASAEGDGGDGGAPVPLVRAAATPASSHGHGPVVEAGLASGIPVGYGPTHPAVQAYDRGTTVRTSVGGAAVPGWAQGRKWPDGTVHGLCAVLRSRGRTLGVVTFLRGSSRRGFDRADASYAEDIAVRLASAVDLARTTRG; the protein is encoded by the coding sequence GTGGGGAAGAGCCGCGCCGAGCACGTCGGCGCCGATCCCGGCGATGCCGCGGGCGGGGGCGGCACCGCCGGCTCCCCGGACGACGAGCTGCTGCTTGCCGCGCTCCTCGACGGCATGGACGCCGCGCTCTGCGCCTTCGACTCGGACGGCGTCGTCACCCACTGGAACCGCGAGGCCGAACGCATCCTCGGCTGGACCGCCGAGGAGGCCGTCGGCCGCCGCGGGCTGGCCGGCTGGGCCGTCCGCAGCGCCGACGCCGCCCACGTCGAGCCCCGGCTGCTGGGCGCCATGGACACCCCCGGACGCCAGGTCCACGAGTTCGCCCTCGTCACCAAGGACGGCGGGCGCGTGCTGGTGCGCACGCAGTCCTCCGGCGTTGCCGGTGCCGACGGCAGACCAACCGGCGTCTACTGCGCCTTCAGCGAGGTGCACGCCCAGATCGACCTGGAGCGGTCCATCGCGCTGAGCGAGGCGCTCTTCGAGGACGCCGCCTGGGGCGTCGTCCTGGTCGACGCCGACCTGCGGCCCGCCGTCGTCAACACGCACGCCGCGCGGGCCCTGCGCCTGACCTCCCGCACCGCCGTTCTCGGACGGCCGCTCGGCGAACTCCTCGACCACGGCCTGGACGAACTGGAGGGCGCACTGCAACACGTCCTCGCACAGGGTGCGCCGCCCGCCCCGACCGAGATCTGGGTGTCGCTGCGGCGCGGGACCGACCGCGGCGAGGGGGACGGCGAGACCGGCACCAAGGCACCCGCTGCGGGAGCATCCGGCGACGGACGCCGGGGTCGCTGCTGGCGCAGCGGCTTCCTCCGCCTCGCCTCTCCGCTCGCGGAGGAGCCCGTCCCGCTCGGCGTGGCCTGGCTGTTCCGCGACGTGACCGACGAGAAGCGGGCGGCGCAGGACGTCTCCCGGCTCCGCTTCCGGGACAACCAGCTGCACCGCGCGGCGCGGGCCGCCGCAGAGTGCGAGAACCCGATGGAGGCGGCCGCCGTCCACCTCGACTTCTCCCTCGCGGGCTTCGCCGACCACGCGCTGCTGGATCTGCTCCCGGTGGGCCGCCCGGCGTCCGCGGAGGGCGACGGCGGGGACGGCGGCGCGCCGGTGCCACTGGTGCGGGCGGCGGCCACCCCGGCCTCGTCCCACGGGCACGGCCCCGTCGTGGAGGCGGGGCTGGCCAGTGGCATCCCCGTCGGCTACGGGCCCACCCACCCGGCGGTCCAGGCCTACGACCGCGGCACGACCGTGCGCACCAGCGTCGGCGGCGCGGCCGTGCCCGGCTGGGCGCAGGGGCGCAAATGGCCCGACGGCACGGTGCACGGCCTCTGCGCGGTGCTCCGCAGCCGCGGCCGCACGCTGGGGGTCGTCACCTTCCTGCGCGGCTCCAGCCGCCGGGGCTTCGACCGCGCGGACGCCTCCTACGCCGAGGACATCGCCGTCCGCCTCGCCTCCGCGGTCGACCTCGCCCGCACCACCCGCGGCTGA
- a CDS encoding TetR/AcrR family transcriptional regulator, with protein MGALTDGPKQDRSRVTRRRLLESAVTCLAEHGWSGSTVTVVAEHAGVSRGAAQHHFPTREDLFTAAVEYVAEERSAILRDLPSPATTRAAVETVVGLYTGPLFRAALQLWVAASNEPQLGPRVTALEARIGRETHRMAVQLLGADENVPGVRETVQGLLDMARGLGLANLLTDDSARRARVVAQWAALLDTALSRPVS; from the coding sequence ATGGGTGCACTGACCGACGGCCCCAAGCAGGACCGCAGCCGCGTCACGCGCCGCCGGCTGCTGGAGTCCGCCGTGACCTGCCTCGCCGAGCACGGCTGGTCGGGCAGCACGGTCACGGTCGTCGCCGAGCACGCCGGCGTCTCGCGCGGCGCCGCGCAGCACCATTTCCCCACCCGCGAGGACCTGTTCACCGCCGCCGTCGAGTACGTCGCGGAGGAACGCTCGGCGATCCTGCGGGACCTTCCGTCCCCGGCCACCACGCGGGCGGCCGTGGAGACGGTCGTCGGTCTCTACACCGGGCCGCTGTTCCGGGCCGCCCTGCAGCTGTGGGTCGCGGCCTCGAACGAGCCGCAGCTCGGCCCCAGGGTCACCGCGCTGGAGGCACGGATCGGGCGGGAGACGCACCGCATGGCGGTGCAGCTGCTCGGCGCGGACGAGAACGTGCCGGGCGTACGGGAGACGGTGCAGGGGCTGCTCGACATGGCGCGCGGGCTGGGCCTCGCGAACCTGCTCACCGACGACAGCGCCCGCCGCGCCCGTGTCGTCGCCCAATGGGCCGCCCTGCTCGACACCGCGCTGTCCCGCCCGGTGAGTTGA
- a CDS encoding citrate synthase 2 has protein sequence MSDFVPGLEGVVAFETEIAEPDKEGGALRYRGVDIEDLVGHVSFGNVWGLLVDGDFSPGLPPAEPFPIPVHSGDIRVDVQSALAMLAPVWGLRPLLDIDERQARDDLARAAVMALSYVAQSARGQGLPMVPQKEIDKADTVVERFMKRWRGEPDPKHVAAVDAYWTSAAEHGMNASTFTARVIASTGADVAASLSGAVGAMSGPLHGGAPSRVLGMIEEIEREGDATAYVKRQLDRGERLMGFGHRVYRAEDPRARVLRRTAKELAAPRFEVAEALERAALAELRARRPDRVLETNVEFWAAIVLDFAEVPAHMFTSMFTCARTAGWSAHVLEQKRTGRLVRPSARYVGPEARSPRDVPGYGAAAH, from the coding sequence ATGTCCGACTTCGTACCCGGACTCGAGGGAGTCGTCGCGTTCGAGACGGAGATCGCCGAACCCGACAAGGAAGGCGGAGCCCTCCGCTACCGAGGCGTGGACATCGAGGACCTGGTCGGCCACGTCTCCTTCGGCAACGTGTGGGGACTGCTGGTGGACGGGGACTTCAGCCCCGGCCTGCCGCCCGCCGAGCCGTTCCCCATCCCGGTGCACTCGGGGGACATCCGGGTCGACGTGCAGTCGGCGCTCGCCATGCTCGCCCCCGTGTGGGGCCTGAGGCCGCTGCTCGACATCGACGAGCGGCAGGCCCGCGACGACCTGGCCCGCGCGGCCGTCATGGCCCTCTCCTACGTGGCCCAGTCCGCTCGCGGACAGGGCCTGCCGATGGTGCCGCAGAAGGAGATCGACAAGGCCGACACCGTCGTCGAGCGCTTCATGAAGCGCTGGCGCGGCGAGCCGGACCCGAAGCACGTGGCCGCGGTCGACGCCTACTGGACGTCGGCGGCGGAGCACGGCATGAACGCCTCCACGTTCACGGCGCGCGTCATCGCCTCCACCGGCGCGGACGTCGCGGCCTCGCTCTCGGGCGCCGTCGGCGCCATGTCCGGGCCGCTGCACGGCGGTGCGCCGTCCCGTGTGCTGGGCATGATCGAGGAGATCGAGCGCGAGGGCGACGCCACGGCGTACGTGAAGCGGCAGCTGGACCGCGGCGAGCGGCTGATGGGCTTCGGCCACCGCGTCTACCGCGCGGAGGACCCGCGGGCGCGGGTGCTGCGCCGCACGGCGAAGGAGCTGGCCGCACCCCGCTTCGAGGTCGCGGAGGCGCTGGAGAGGGCCGCCCTCGCGGAGCTGCGCGCCCGGCGCCCGGACCGGGTGCTGGAGACCAACGTGGAGTTCTGGGCGGCGATCGTCCTGGACTTCGCGGAGGTGCCGGCACACATGTTCACCTCCATGTTCACCTGCGCCCGGACGGCCGGCTGGTCGGCGCACGTCCTGGAGCAGAAGCGGACGGGCCGCCTGGTGCGGCCGTCGGCGCGGTACGTCGGGCCCGAGGCCCGCAGCCCGCGCGACGTGCCGGGATACGGCGCCGCCGCACACTGA
- a CDS encoding transporter — MTATTPTSAAPAATASAPSVTPTFLRLKLSLLRNGLRQSTGRTVAFVTSIVLALLLAAFQLLGLIVLRGNAHADAVVVPLTALVALGWAVMPLLFPGGDETLDPSRLVMLPLRPERLVTALLGASLIGIGPVFTLTLVLGAALAVTHGGPATVAAVLAVPLTLLTCVALARAVAAANVRLLTSRKGRDLALLSGIVLAIGAQFLNLGVQKLSQPGGLSALEPAAAVLGWLPPASAVAAVQSASDGAYAAAAVQLTLTAAGLAALLRWWRRSLTHLMTSPDSSTLQAAATDSADRTGGRSAGLAAWLPEGRPGAVMLRTLLYAWRDPKAKVAWASSLGIGILLPIVFLVQGNGNVYNACFAAGLLGLQMYNQFGQDYSAFWLVAATTASAHDARVELRARMSAIALVGVPYVALVCIGSAALLDDWAALAEVLGLALALLGALLATGVWSSTYFPYSIPQDSAKNVAPGQGSLAYLSILGGMLVGAVLCMPLLALTIWLHLAALHGFLWLLLPLGVAYGLALCALSLRLTAPRAAARLPEILGAVSR, encoded by the coding sequence GTGACCGCCACGACGCCGACGTCCGCCGCACCCGCCGCGACGGCGTCCGCCCCCTCCGTCACCCCGACGTTCCTGCGCCTGAAGCTGTCCCTGCTGCGGAACGGCCTGCGCCAGTCGACGGGCCGCACGGTCGCGTTCGTCACCTCGATCGTCCTGGCGCTGCTCCTCGCCGCCTTCCAGCTGCTCGGCCTGATCGTGCTGCGCGGCAACGCCCACGCCGACGCGGTCGTCGTGCCGCTCACCGCGCTGGTCGCCCTGGGCTGGGCGGTGATGCCGCTGTTGTTCCCCGGCGGCGACGAGACGCTGGACCCCAGCAGGCTCGTCATGCTCCCGCTGCGGCCCGAGCGGCTGGTGACCGCGCTGCTGGGTGCCTCGCTGATCGGCATCGGCCCGGTGTTCACGCTCACCCTGGTGCTCGGCGCGGCGCTCGCGGTGACGCACGGCGGCCCCGCAACGGTCGCGGCCGTTCTCGCCGTTCCGCTGACCCTGCTGACCTGCGTCGCGCTGGCCCGCGCCGTGGCGGCGGCGAACGTGCGGCTGCTGACCAGCCGCAAGGGCCGCGACCTCGCGCTGCTGAGCGGCATCGTGCTGGCGATCGGCGCCCAGTTCCTCAACCTCGGCGTGCAGAAGCTGTCACAGCCGGGCGGGCTGTCCGCACTGGAGCCGGCCGCCGCCGTCCTGGGCTGGCTTCCGCCCGCTTCCGCCGTCGCGGCGGTCCAGTCCGCGTCCGACGGTGCCTACGCGGCCGCCGCCGTGCAGCTAACGCTCACGGCCGCCGGCCTGGCCGCGCTGCTCCGCTGGTGGCGTCGCAGCCTGACCCATCTGATGACCTCCCCCGACTCCTCCACCCTCCAGGCCGCCGCCACGGACTCCGCCGACCGCACCGGCGGCCGTTCGGCGGGGCTCGCCGCCTGGCTCCCCGAAGGCCGCCCGGGCGCGGTGATGCTCCGCACCCTGCTGTACGCCTGGCGGGACCCCAAGGCCAAGGTCGCCTGGGCCTCCTCGCTGGGCATCGGCATCCTGCTGCCGATCGTGTTCCTCGTGCAGGGCAACGGGAACGTGTACAACGCCTGCTTCGCGGCCGGCCTGCTGGGCCTGCAGATGTACAACCAGTTCGGCCAGGACTACTCCGCCTTCTGGCTGGTCGCCGCCACCACCGCGTCCGCGCACGACGCGCGCGTCGAGCTGCGGGCGCGGATGTCGGCCATCGCGCTCGTCGGCGTCCCGTACGTCGCCCTGGTGTGCATCGGCTCGGCCGCCCTCCTGGACGACTGGGCCGCGCTCGCCGAAGTGCTCGGGCTGGCCCTGGCCCTGCTGGGCGCGCTCCTGGCGACGGGCGTGTGGTCCTCGACGTACTTCCCCTACTCGATCCCGCAGGACAGCGCCAAGAACGTCGCACCCGGCCAGGGGTCGCTGGCCTACCTGAGCATCCTCGGCGGCATGCTGGTCGGCGCGGTGCTGTGCATGCCGCTGCTCGCCCTCACGATCTGGCTGCACCTCGCCGCCCTGCACGGCTTCCTCTGGCTGCTCCTCCCTCTCGGCGTCGCCTACGGTCTGGCCCTCTGTGCCCTCTCCCTCCGCCTGACGGCTCCCCGGGCCGCCGCCCGCCTGCCGGAGATCCTCGGCGCCGTGTCCCGCTGA
- a CDS encoding acyl-CoA dehydrogenase family protein yields MTTQHAVAGGLLETEEQRALRDAVAALGRRYGRPYFEEALRAGRHTHELWQEAGKLGYLSVSLPEAYGGGGQGITELAVVLEELGAAGSPLLMLIVTPAITGTVIARFGTDAQKRAWLPGLGDGTRKMAFGITEPDAGSNAHRITTTARRDGTDWVLNGRKVFVSGVDISDATLIVSRTEDARTGRLKPCLFVVPRDTPGFSRHLIDMELAAPEKQFELVLDDVRLPGDALVGDEDAGLLQLFAGLNPERIMTAAFALGMARFALDRALDYARTRQVWKEPIGAHQAIAHPLAQAHIEIELARLMMRKAAVLYDAGDDTGAGEAANMAKYAAAEACVKAVDQAVHTLGGNGLTREYGLASLVTAARVSRIAPVSREMILNYVSHQSLGLPKSY; encoded by the coding sequence ATGACCACGCAACATGCCGTCGCAGGCGGCCTGCTGGAGACCGAGGAGCAGCGCGCCCTGCGCGACGCCGTCGCCGCGCTCGGCAGGCGGTACGGGCGCCCGTACTTCGAGGAGGCGCTCCGCGCCGGCCGGCACACGCACGAGCTGTGGCAGGAGGCCGGCAAGCTCGGCTACCTCTCCGTCAGCCTCCCCGAGGCGTACGGCGGCGGGGGCCAGGGCATCACGGAGCTGGCCGTCGTCCTGGAGGAACTGGGCGCGGCGGGCTCGCCGCTGCTGATGCTGATCGTCACCCCGGCCATCACCGGCACGGTGATAGCCCGCTTCGGCACGGACGCGCAGAAGCGCGCCTGGCTGCCCGGTCTCGGTGACGGCACGCGGAAGATGGCGTTCGGCATCACCGAGCCGGACGCCGGCTCCAACGCGCACCGCATCACCACCACCGCCCGCCGGGACGGGACGGACTGGGTGCTCAACGGCCGCAAGGTGTTCGTCTCCGGGGTCGACATCAGTGACGCCACGCTCATCGTCAGCCGCACCGAGGACGCCCGCACCGGCAGGCTCAAGCCCTGCCTGTTCGTCGTGCCGCGCGACACCCCGGGCTTCTCCCGCCACCTCATCGACATGGAACTCGCGGCGCCGGAGAAGCAGTTCGAGCTGGTGCTGGACGATGTGCGGCTGCCCGGCGACGCGCTGGTCGGCGACGAGGACGCGGGCCTCCTCCAGCTCTTCGCCGGGCTCAACCCGGAGCGCATCATGACGGCCGCGTTCGCGCTCGGCATGGCCCGTTTCGCGCTCGACCGGGCGCTGGACTACGCGCGCACCCGCCAGGTGTGGAAGGAACCGATCGGAGCCCACCAGGCCATCGCCCACCCGCTCGCGCAGGCGCACATCGAGATCGAGCTGGCCCGCCTGATGATGCGGAAGGCGGCCGTCCTCTACGACGCCGGGGACGACACGGGCGCGGGCGAGGCGGCCAACATGGCGAAGTACGCGGCCGCCGAGGCGTGCGTGAAGGCCGTCGACCAGGCCGTGCACACCCTCGGCGGCAACGGCCTCACCCGCGAGTACGGCCTCGCCTCCCTGGTGACGGCCGCCCGGGTGTCCCGGATCGCCCCGGTGAGCCGGGAGATGATCCTCAACTACGTCTCGCACCAGAGTCTCGGCCTGCCCAAGTCCTACTGA